A genomic region of Kribbella sp. NBC_00382 contains the following coding sequences:
- a CDS encoding alpha/beta hydrolase produces the protein METPEDRYDHLTDRISTLYDEGLQPVALDLLDAADSDLEPWAAELAHLRACLLGSIHETTEALTTLQQASAAGAWWAEEILTDDDDLAALQYLPAFQQILETSRARRVTAEDPPLVQLPQWSSDPTPASEAGPAEAGPDDAGPGEAVGRHLCGVVVALHGAGQRARHAMRDWAGVLELGYALVGVESSQLMSPAYRTWPDPAEAAKDIARALDQLPAQLRELPLIAAGFSAGGRVALNWAVEANPVPAGGAVVLAPALRGLPESAQNALSPASILIGTADDLLEVVDDAEGQLAGLGFTVDRLPGLGHEFPQDLAARLEGLLPSCG, from the coding sequence GTGGAGACTCCAGAGGACCGCTACGACCACCTGACCGACCGCATCTCCACCCTGTACGACGAGGGCCTGCAGCCGGTCGCCTTGGATCTACTGGACGCCGCCGACTCCGACCTGGAGCCGTGGGCTGCGGAGCTCGCCCACCTGCGCGCCTGCCTCCTCGGCTCCATCCACGAGACGACCGAGGCGCTCACCACCCTCCAGCAGGCGAGCGCTGCCGGAGCCTGGTGGGCCGAAGAGATCCTCACGGACGACGACGACCTGGCCGCCCTCCAGTACCTACCCGCCTTCCAGCAGATCCTGGAGACCTCCCGCGCCCGCCGCGTCACCGCGGAGGACCCACCACTCGTCCAACTCCCGCAATGGTCGAGCGACCCAACGCCGGCGAGTGAGGCGGGGCCGGCTGAGGCGGGGCCGGACGACGCGGGGCCGGGCGAGGCGGTGGGCCGCCATCTCTGCGGAGTTGTGGTCGCTCTACATGGAGCCGGGCAGCGGGCTCGGCATGCGATGCGGGACTGGGCCGGGGTGCTCGAGCTCGGCTATGCGCTGGTCGGAGTGGAGTCATCCCAGCTGATGTCGCCGGCGTACAGGACCTGGCCAGACCCGGCAGAGGCGGCGAAGGACATCGCTCGGGCGCTCGACCAGCTTCCCGCGCAACTGCGGGAGCTGCCGCTGATCGCAGCTGGGTTCTCGGCCGGTGGACGGGTGGCGCTCAACTGGGCCGTCGAGGCCAACCCTGTGCCGGCGGGCGGAGCCGTAGTACTGGCTCCTGCCCTGCGGGGCCTGCCGGAGAGCGCGCAGAACGCGTTGTCACCAGCCAGCATTCTGATCGGCACGGCCGACGACCTGCTGGAGGTTGTGGACGATGCCGAGGGACAGCTGGCCGGGCTGGGCTTCACCGTGGACCGGCTGCCGGGCCTCGGGCACGAGTTTCCCCAGGACCTCGCCGCGCGGCTCGAAGGATTACTCCCCAGCTGTGGATAA
- a CDS encoding cell division protein CrgA: MPESSSRKTKKSATDKVKVEKTPKKPRTTSRVWVAPLMLACWLLGLAWLVVFYVAGQDIPVMRDLNNWNLLIGMGLIAGGFVVSTQWI, from the coding sequence GTGCCCGAGTCGAGCAGTCGCAAGACCAAGAAGTCCGCCACCGACAAGGTCAAGGTGGAGAAGACTCCGAAGAAGCCGCGTACCACCAGCCGGGTGTGGGTCGCCCCGCTGATGCTGGCGTGCTGGCTGCTCGGACTCGCCTGGCTGGTCGTCTTCTACGTGGCCGGCCAGGACATCCCGGTGATGCGGGACCTGAACAACTGGAACCTGCTGATCGGCATGGGCCTGATTGCGGGCGGCTTCGTCGTCTCCACCCAGTGGATCTAG
- a CDS encoding DUF881 domain-containing protein, which produces MSKLRRFSLWRASAPVALLCAGLLFATSATNARGTDLRPSRNTTLAGLVEEQSRRSASLTRQHAALTQDIEKLQAQQGSIEPKLAKQLKDLSEEVGTTPVTGAGLTVTLKDAPPEVVKDNPDVDADWLVIHQQDIQAVVNALWVGGADAISIQNHRVISTTGIKCVGNSVVLHGVPYLPPYKITAIGDRKKLQQALDDSKYIENLQDYVVRFQLGYEVKNESSIAMPAYEGTLELQSATVPGFEKSPSTSPSATGG; this is translated from the coding sequence GTGAGCAAGCTGCGGCGTTTTTCGCTCTGGCGCGCAAGTGCGCCGGTGGCGTTGCTGTGTGCCGGGTTGCTCTTCGCGACCAGCGCAACGAACGCCCGCGGTACCGATCTGCGTCCCAGTCGTAACACTACGCTGGCGGGCCTGGTCGAGGAACAGAGCCGGCGCAGCGCCAGCCTGACCCGGCAGCACGCGGCGCTGACCCAGGACATCGAGAAGCTGCAGGCCCAGCAGGGCTCGATCGAGCCCAAGCTGGCCAAGCAGCTGAAGGACCTGTCCGAGGAGGTCGGCACGACGCCGGTCACCGGCGCCGGCCTCACCGTCACGCTCAAGGACGCCCCGCCCGAGGTGGTCAAGGACAACCCGGACGTGGACGCCGACTGGCTGGTGATCCACCAGCAGGACATCCAGGCCGTGGTGAACGCGCTGTGGGTCGGTGGCGCCGACGCGATCTCGATCCAGAACCACCGGGTGATCTCGACCACGGGCATCAAGTGCGTCGGCAACTCGGTCGTCCTGCACGGCGTGCCCTACCTGCCGCCGTACAAGATCACCGCGATCGGCGATCGCAAGAAGCTGCAGCAGGCGCTGGACGACTCGAAGTACATCGAGAACCTGCAGGACTACGTGGTCCGCTTCCAGCTCGGCTACGAGGTGAAGAACGAGTCCTCGATCGCGATGCCCGCCTACGAGGGCACGCTGGAGCTGCAGAGCGCGACCGTGCCGGGCTTCGAGAAGTCGCCGAGCACCAGTCCCTCGGCGACCGGCGGCTGA
- a CDS encoding EXLDI protein, producing the protein MPNKTIYVSDDDLALYKRAQELAGNLSQAISTALRRYVEMEEGRLEGFDEITVRVGRGTGRKQRFSGVLLAEGGRSNKNGYEAFKVYRSRTGKFVLHADRSNLYDHAGTVNGEEQDTTGWRSWIGSFSSNQTWSMAQGESTLHIVETVEELRDLIPDDLYTLVEDAAEQPTVEDLDI; encoded by the coding sequence ATGCCGAACAAGACGATCTACGTTTCCGACGACGACCTGGCGCTCTACAAGCGGGCCCAGGAACTCGCCGGCAACCTGTCCCAGGCCATCTCGACCGCGCTCCGGCGGTACGTCGAGATGGAGGAGGGCCGACTCGAGGGCTTCGACGAGATCACCGTCCGGGTCGGCCGCGGGACCGGCCGCAAGCAGCGGTTCTCCGGCGTCCTGCTGGCCGAGGGCGGCCGGTCCAACAAGAACGGCTACGAGGCCTTCAAGGTCTACCGGAGCCGGACCGGGAAGTTCGTCCTGCACGCCGACCGGAGCAACCTGTACGACCACGCCGGCACCGTCAACGGCGAGGAGCAGGACACCACCGGCTGGCGCAGCTGGATCGGCAGTTTCAGCAGCAACCAGACCTGGAGCATGGCCCAGGGCGAGTCGACGCTGCACATCGTGGAAACGGTGGAAGAGCTCCGGGACCTGATCCCGGACGACCTCTACACCCTGGTCGAGGACGCGGCCGAGCAGCCGACCGTCGAGGACCTCGACATCTGA
- a CDS encoding methyltransferase family protein: MLETAVLRWLCLVVPVGLAVVLWRRPDHRTAGAVLLSFLSAFVGVGVANQVALAAGWWQFKVTGGLFLDVPLDLWLGWAVLWGPIPLLLRRRVPVWAVVLFYGWLDVLLMPSLDSLFQLNHHWLYGELVSLLLGVPPALLLGRWTIDQQQLACRVVLQLLTFTGLTLWLLPSAVMARGDGGWSHLVDDPLWRSSSVLQLMALAAVPALSGMVEFAVRGGGTPYPWDPPSRLVTTGPYAYIANPMQVSAVLMLALLAVGTHSWSLAAAAVGALAFVRFVADLHERGDLASRLGRQWLAYDAEVKQWRVRRRPYVAEPAALYLSDTCIICRQTRALVECTNPRDLTIRAAEGYTVAGLRRALYVGPDGLQASGLAAVARGLEHSGPGWAYLGWSIRLPVVRPMLQLLVDGMGGGPRQLPMAKET; the protein is encoded by the coding sequence ATGCTTGAGACCGCGGTACTGCGCTGGCTCTGCCTGGTCGTACCGGTCGGGCTGGCCGTCGTCCTGTGGCGGCGACCTGATCACAGGACGGCCGGAGCAGTCCTGCTGTCGTTCTTGAGTGCCTTCGTCGGTGTCGGCGTGGCCAACCAGGTCGCACTTGCCGCTGGCTGGTGGCAGTTCAAGGTGACCGGCGGACTCTTCCTAGACGTCCCGCTGGACCTGTGGCTTGGCTGGGCCGTTCTCTGGGGACCGATACCGCTCCTGCTCCGGCGTCGCGTGCCGGTCTGGGCAGTGGTGCTCTTCTACGGCTGGCTGGACGTCCTCCTCATGCCCAGCCTCGACAGCCTGTTCCAGCTGAACCACCACTGGCTGTACGGCGAACTGGTCAGCCTCCTGCTGGGAGTGCCACCCGCCCTGCTCCTGGGCAGGTGGACCATCGACCAGCAGCAGCTCGCTTGTCGAGTGGTCCTGCAACTGCTCACCTTCACCGGGCTGACCCTCTGGCTACTCCCGTCGGCGGTGATGGCTCGTGGCGACGGCGGCTGGAGTCATCTGGTCGACGACCCGCTGTGGCGGAGCTCCAGCGTCCTGCAGTTGATGGCGCTGGCCGCAGTACCGGCGTTGTCGGGGATGGTCGAGTTCGCTGTCCGTGGCGGTGGTACGCCGTACCCGTGGGATCCGCCGAGCAGGCTGGTCACGACCGGGCCGTACGCCTATATCGCCAACCCCATGCAGGTGTCCGCAGTACTGATGCTCGCCTTGCTGGCCGTTGGGACCCACAGCTGGTCCCTTGCGGCGGCGGCAGTCGGGGCACTGGCGTTCGTCCGCTTCGTGGCGGACCTGCATGAGCGCGGCGATCTGGCGAGCCGGTTGGGAAGGCAGTGGCTGGCCTATGACGCGGAGGTGAAGCAGTGGCGAGTCAGGCGCAGGCCGTACGTGGCAGAACCCGCTGCGCTCTATCTATCGGACACCTGCATCATTTGCCGGCAGACGCGGGCTCTAGTTGAGTGCACCAACCCACGGGACCTCACTATCCGTGCTGCCGAGGGATATACGGTGGCCGGGCTGCGCCGGGCTCTGTACGTCGGACCCGACGGCCTCCAGGCCAGCGGACTGGCAGCTGTGGCCCGTGGACTGGAGCACAGCGGTCCGGGATGGGCATACCTGGGCTGGTCGATCAGGTTGCCCGTGGTCCGCCCGATGCTGCAGTTGCTGGTCGACGGGATGGGCGGTGGACCACGGCAGCTGCCGATGGCGAAGGAGACATGA
- a CDS encoding aminodeoxychorismate/anthranilate synthase component II has translation MPRILVVDNYDSFVYNLVQYLQQLQADTTVLRNDEVTPDQVSEYDGVLLSPGPGTPEEAGACVEIVKQKGGEVPIFGVCLGLQAIGVAYGGVVGRADELLHGKTSQVFHEGAGVLAGLPSPFTATRYHSLAIAQDSVPDELQVTARTEAGVIMAARHRDLPVEGVQFHPESVLTEGGHRMLANWLQICGDPSAVERSAGMAPVVS, from the coding sequence ATGCCGCGGATCCTCGTCGTCGACAACTACGACTCCTTCGTCTACAACCTCGTCCAGTACCTGCAGCAGTTGCAGGCCGACACGACCGTGCTGCGCAACGACGAGGTCACCCCTGACCAGGTCTCGGAGTACGACGGTGTCCTGCTCTCCCCCGGCCCCGGCACGCCGGAAGAAGCCGGCGCGTGCGTGGAGATCGTCAAGCAGAAGGGCGGCGAGGTGCCCATCTTCGGCGTCTGCCTCGGCCTGCAGGCGATCGGTGTCGCGTACGGCGGTGTGGTCGGCCGCGCGGACGAGTTGCTGCACGGCAAGACCAGTCAGGTCTTCCACGAGGGTGCCGGCGTACTGGCCGGGTTGCCGTCGCCGTTCACCGCGACCCGGTACCACTCGCTGGCGATCGCCCAGGACAGCGTGCCGGACGAGCTGCAGGTGACCGCGCGGACCGAGGCGGGCGTGATCATGGCCGCCCGGCACCGCGACCTGCCGGTCGAAGGCGTGCAGTTCCACCCCGAGTCGGTACTGACCGAAGGCGGCCACCGGATGCTCGCCAACTGGCTCCAGATCTGCGGCGACCCCAGCGCGGTCGAGCGCTCCGCCGGGATGGCCCCGGTCGTCAGCTAA
- a CDS encoding TetR/AcrR family transcriptional regulator — MAKDTRAGLLQAALQTIGELGFAGASARHIAAAAGQNQALVFYHFGTVNELIAEACRTSTEQRIALYRDEFDKASTFAELLTVGRRVHDTEHAEGNVAVLAQLLAGARGNEVVGAAVADAINLWVVEVEKTLQRVLAGSPLLPLVDLGGLARAISAGFVGIELLDGIDPAGATRALGSLEQLAVLTETLLTELDNLGPVTSRVVRRKLRPLSP; from the coding sequence ATGGCGAAGGACACCCGGGCAGGCTTGCTACAGGCCGCGCTGCAGACCATTGGCGAACTCGGCTTCGCCGGGGCCTCCGCCAGGCACATCGCCGCGGCTGCCGGGCAGAACCAGGCGCTGGTCTTCTACCACTTCGGCACGGTCAACGAGCTGATTGCCGAGGCCTGCCGGACCAGTACGGAGCAGCGGATCGCGCTCTACCGGGATGAGTTCGACAAGGCGAGTACGTTCGCCGAGCTACTCACAGTCGGCCGCCGGGTGCACGACACGGAGCATGCTGAGGGCAACGTCGCAGTACTGGCTCAGTTGCTCGCTGGTGCTCGCGGCAACGAGGTGGTCGGGGCAGCGGTCGCCGATGCGATCAACCTCTGGGTGGTCGAGGTGGAGAAGACCCTGCAGCGAGTGCTTGCCGGCAGCCCGTTGCTCCCGCTGGTCGACCTGGGCGGTCTGGCCAGGGCGATCTCGGCGGGATTCGTCGGCATCGAACTGCTCGACGGGATCGACCCCGCCGGCGCGACCCGCGCATTGGGGTCGCTCGAGCAGCTCGCAGTACTGACCGAGACCCTGCTGACCGAGCTGGACAACCTCGGCCCGGTCACCAGCCGCGTCGTCAGGCGGAAGCTGCGGCCACTCAGCCCGTAA
- a CDS encoding ABC transporter permease produces the protein MSTVSYPLADTATMLRRNLRHAQRYPGLSLGALGMPVIMMLLFGLVFGKTFSAGIGGAGGFDYIDFLTPGILLMSIASGTMSPAVGAAMDVSDGIVARFRTMAIFRPAVLTGHVLGNVILTTVSLVLVVGFAVLIGFRPNASVVDWLLAAGLLIALTVALTWFAIALGLTSKTAEGASNIVLPISLLLPFLSNTFIPLEAMPSGIRWFAEYQPFTAVIDTLRHLLLGMPMDRGTGWLAVAWCVAIALVGYFWAQKTYNKGTAA, from the coding sequence ATGAGCACCGTGAGCTACCCGTTGGCCGATACTGCCACCATGTTGCGCCGCAACCTGCGGCACGCCCAGCGCTACCCCGGACTGTCGCTCGGCGCCCTCGGGATGCCGGTGATCATGATGCTGCTGTTCGGCCTGGTCTTCGGCAAGACCTTCTCAGCCGGGATCGGCGGCGCCGGCGGTTTCGACTACATCGACTTCCTCACGCCGGGCATCCTGCTGATGTCGATCGCGTCCGGGACGATGTCCCCCGCGGTCGGTGCCGCCATGGACGTGTCCGACGGCATCGTCGCGAGGTTCCGGACGATGGCGATCTTCCGGCCCGCCGTGCTGACCGGGCACGTGCTCGGCAACGTGATCCTGACGACCGTCAGCCTGGTCCTGGTAGTCGGCTTCGCCGTCCTGATCGGGTTCCGCCCGAACGCGTCGGTCGTCGACTGGCTGCTGGCTGCGGGCTTGCTGATCGCGCTGACCGTCGCGTTGACCTGGTTCGCGATCGCGCTCGGCCTCACCAGCAAGACCGCCGAGGGCGCGAGCAACATCGTCCTGCCGATCAGCCTGCTGCTGCCCTTCCTGAGCAACACCTTCATCCCGCTGGAGGCGATGCCGAGCGGCATCCGCTGGTTCGCCGAGTACCAGCCCTTCACCGCCGTCATCGACACCCTCCGGCACCTGCTGCTCGGAATGCCGATGGATCGCGGTACCGGCTGGCTGGCCGTCGCCTGGTGCGTGGCCATCGCCCTGGTCGGCTACTTCTGGGCCCAGAAGACCTACAACAAGGGCACCGCCGCCTGA
- a CDS encoding ATP-binding cassette domain-containing protein — protein sequence MNSSTPALDVTGLRKAYGDHLVLDGIDLNVAEGTIFSLLGPNGAGKTTVVQILSTLITADAGQIRVAGHDLNADPEAVRAAIGVTGQFSAVDGLLTGTENLIMMADLYHLGRVEGRRRAAELLEQFDLVEAGKKPAMTYSGGMKRRLDLAMTLVGSPRIIFLDEPTTGLDPRSRHNMWQIIRELVAGGVTVLLTTQYLEEADQLADQIAVLDHGKLVAQGTPEQLKRLAPGGHVRLRFNAPDEFALAGQVLQASHRDEEALVLQVPNDGSVQALRALLAQLDNASLEVDELTVHTPDLDDVFFAVTGQPTSTDTDTQKVMSK from the coding sequence ATGAACAGCTCAACCCCGGCGCTCGACGTCACCGGCCTGCGCAAGGCCTACGGCGACCACCTCGTGCTCGACGGCATCGACCTGAATGTTGCCGAAGGCACCATCTTTTCCCTGCTCGGCCCGAACGGCGCCGGCAAGACCACCGTGGTGCAGATCCTGTCCACCCTGATCACCGCCGACGCCGGCCAGATCCGGGTCGCGGGCCACGACCTCAACGCCGACCCCGAGGCGGTCCGCGCGGCGATCGGCGTGACCGGTCAGTTCTCCGCGGTCGACGGTCTGCTGACCGGCACGGAGAACCTGATCATGATGGCCGACCTGTACCACCTCGGCCGGGTGGAAGGACGCCGCCGGGCAGCCGAGTTGCTCGAACAGTTCGACCTGGTCGAGGCGGGCAAGAAGCCCGCGATGACGTACTCCGGTGGCATGAAACGCCGGCTCGACCTGGCGATGACGCTGGTCGGCAGCCCGCGGATCATCTTCCTGGACGAGCCGACGACCGGGCTGGACCCGCGCAGCCGGCACAACATGTGGCAGATCATCCGCGAACTGGTCGCCGGTGGCGTCACGGTCCTCCTCACCACGCAGTACCTGGAGGAAGCGGACCAACTCGCCGACCAGATCGCGGTACTGGACCACGGCAAGCTGGTTGCCCAGGGCACGCCCGAGCAACTGAAGCGGCTCGCACCGGGTGGACATGTCCGGCTCCGGTTCAACGCACCCGACGAGTTCGCCCTTGCTGGCCAGGTACTTCAGGCCTCCCACCGCGACGAGGAGGCCCTGGTCCTCCAGGTGCCGAACGACGGCAGCGTGCAGGCCCTGCGCGCCCTACTGGCCCAGCTCGACAACGCCTCCCTCGAGGTGGACGAACTGACCGTCCACACCCCTGACCTGGATGACGTGTTCTTCGCCGTCACCGGCCAGCCCACCAGCACCGACACCGACACCCAGAAAGTGATGAGCAAATGA
- a CDS encoding SRPBCC family protein, protein MTPAEPPDPSDHQPPYPAPEPAPAPTPGSRGGRVAALGIVAVTGVTAPFLLVRCGHLDTAALFVGVPLVLAVIIALAPPAKSLHGLTFRVVTFGLLITSAFLHEGAACVLMAAPLVYGVGHLGAEIVRQARQYDERRRAALAVVPLLLLASLEGTAYRVDPVQTVTTERVVAMSPQQVEQRLQRGPDFSATRPFLLRFSGYPTPTAASGDGLAVGTRWTFTMAGGPIVTEVRSRDDRRIEFAVVSDQSKTQRWLSWQRAVIRLTPRADGDTAVTMELSFTRRLDPSWYFGPIEGAMVGAGLDHFADSLGLVDDA, encoded by the coding sequence ATGACGCCCGCTGAGCCTCCAGACCCGTCCGACCACCAACCGCCGTACCCGGCGCCCGAACCGGCCCCGGCTCCCACCCCAGGGAGCCGGGGCGGTCGCGTCGCCGCCCTCGGGATCGTCGCGGTGACCGGGGTGACCGCGCCGTTTCTGCTCGTGCGCTGCGGACACCTGGACACCGCCGCGCTCTTCGTCGGGGTGCCGCTGGTTCTGGCGGTGATCATCGCCCTCGCCCCACCGGCCAAGAGCCTGCACGGACTGACCTTCCGGGTGGTCACCTTCGGCCTGCTGATCACCTCGGCCTTCCTGCACGAGGGCGCCGCCTGCGTACTGATGGCCGCACCCCTTGTCTACGGCGTCGGCCATCTCGGCGCCGAGATCGTTCGGCAGGCCCGCCAGTACGACGAACGCAGGCGCGCCGCGCTCGCCGTCGTACCGCTCCTGCTGCTCGCCAGCCTCGAGGGCACCGCCTACCGGGTCGACCCCGTCCAGACCGTGACGACCGAGCGGGTGGTCGCGATGTCGCCGCAGCAGGTCGAGCAGCGGCTCCAGCGCGGACCGGACTTCTCGGCCACCCGGCCGTTCCTGCTGAGGTTCAGCGGCTACCCGACGCCGACGGCCGCGAGTGGCGACGGGCTCGCCGTCGGGACCAGGTGGACCTTCACGATGGCCGGCGGACCGATCGTCACCGAGGTCCGCTCGCGGGACGATCGGCGGATCGAGTTCGCGGTCGTCTCGGACCAGTCGAAGACGCAGCGCTGGCTCAGCTGGCAACGAGCGGTGATCCGGCTGACTCCGCGGGCAGACGGAGACACCGCGGTGACAATGGAGCTCTCCTTCACCCGCCGGCTCGACCCCAGCTGGTACTTCGGACCTATCGAGGGCGCGATGGTCGGAGCAGGTCTCGATCACTTCGCCGACTCGCTCGGGCTGGTCGACGATGCTTGA
- the pknB gene encoding Stk1 family PASTA domain-containing Ser/Thr kinase, translating into MTSQARLVGGRYEEGEPLGRGGMADVRRGIDNRLGRAVAIKRLRVDLASDATFQARFRREAQSAASLNHPTIVSVYDTGEEPDPNGSGITIPYIVMELVTGKTLRDLIREGRKIMPERALEITSGVLEALDYSHRAGIVHRDIKPGNVMLTPQGQVKVMDFGIARAVADTSSTMTQTAAVIGTAQYLSPEQARGETVDARSDLYSTGCLLYELLVGRPPFVGESPVSVAYQHVREEPLPPSSFDPDIPPEVDAVVLKALTKNREHRYQSANEMRQDIHRVLAGQQVTAPMAAVAETRAMAPTQVAPAAATQAYQPQTHDLMPPDDGDDEAQTARARRNRGLAYFLLGLAIVAIAVGAYAIITNMGDKGNNNGAGPSTNTSQPVEQVEVPKVEGLSITEATQLLTDQGLKITQTSQASNTVGKSTVISQDPAPGTKLDKGASVALVVSAGRDTFAVPNVVGKSEDAARKALEGAAGQFKVASKSKEVENEAPKGTVLSIDPGQDGQYARGTKFTLTISTGQVQVTVPDVTQLSKEDATAQLKALGLSVGYVNDDTNPNAPEGTVTKQSVAANTKVQEGTKVTLSIAVKAPPTPPSTEPTDPGNTETPIIPGGGGGGGEGNG; encoded by the coding sequence ATGACATCGCAGGCACGTCTCGTCGGCGGTCGCTACGAAGAAGGCGAACCGCTCGGTCGAGGGGGGATGGCAGACGTCCGGAGGGGCATCGACAACCGTCTGGGCCGGGCCGTCGCGATCAAGCGGCTGCGCGTCGACCTGGCCAGCGACGCGACCTTCCAGGCGCGGTTCCGGCGGGAGGCCCAGTCGGCCGCCTCGCTGAACCACCCGACCATCGTGTCGGTCTACGACACCGGCGAGGAGCCGGACCCGAACGGCTCCGGCATCACCATTCCGTACATCGTGATGGAGCTGGTGACCGGCAAGACGCTGCGCGACCTGATCCGCGAGGGCCGCAAGATCATGCCCGAGCGCGCCCTGGAGATCACCTCCGGCGTGCTCGAGGCGCTCGACTACAGCCACCGGGCCGGCATCGTGCACCGCGACATCAAGCCCGGCAACGTGATGCTGACCCCGCAGGGTCAGGTCAAGGTGATGGACTTCGGCATCGCCCGGGCGGTCGCGGACACGTCGTCCACGATGACCCAGACGGCGGCCGTCATCGGCACCGCGCAGTACCTGTCGCCCGAGCAGGCCCGCGGCGAGACCGTGGACGCCCGCTCCGACCTGTACTCGACCGGCTGCCTGTTGTACGAACTGCTCGTCGGCCGGCCGCCGTTCGTCGGTGAGTCGCCCGTGTCGGTGGCCTACCAGCACGTCCGGGAAGAGCCGCTGCCGCCGTCGTCCTTCGACCCGGACATCCCGCCGGAGGTCGACGCCGTCGTCCTGAAGGCGCTGACGAAGAACCGCGAGCACCGGTACCAGAGCGCGAACGAGATGCGCCAGGACATCCACCGGGTACTGGCCGGCCAACAGGTGACCGCGCCGATGGCAGCCGTCGCCGAGACGCGCGCAATGGCGCCGACCCAGGTAGCGCCGGCCGCTGCGACCCAGGCCTACCAGCCGCAGACGCACGACCTGATGCCGCCCGACGACGGGGACGACGAAGCGCAGACCGCACGAGCCCGGCGCAACCGGGGTCTCGCGTACTTCCTGCTCGGCCTGGCGATCGTGGCGATCGCCGTCGGCGCCTACGCGATCATCACCAACATGGGCGACAAGGGCAACAACAACGGTGCGGGGCCGAGCACCAACACCAGTCAGCCCGTCGAGCAGGTCGAAGTACCGAAGGTCGAGGGACTCTCGATCACCGAGGCGACCCAGCTGCTGACCGATCAGGGGCTGAAGATCACCCAGACCTCCCAGGCCAGCAACACGGTCGGGAAGAGCACGGTGATCAGCCAGGACCCGGCGCCGGGCACCAAGCTGGACAAGGGCGCATCGGTGGCCCTCGTCGTATCGGCCGGCCGCGACACCTTCGCCGTACCGAACGTGGTCGGCAAGTCCGAGGACGCCGCGCGCAAGGCGCTCGAGGGGGCGGCCGGGCAGTTCAAGGTCGCGTCCAAGTCCAAGGAGGTCGAGAACGAGGCCCCCAAGGGCACGGTGCTCTCGATCGACCCGGGCCAGGACGGTCAGTACGCCAGGGGCACCAAGTTCACCCTGACCATCTCGACCGGACAGGTCCAGGTCACGGTGCCCGACGTCACCCAGCTGAGCAAGGAAGACGCCACCGCGCAGCTCAAGGCGCTGGGCCTGTCGGTCGGGTACGTCAACGACGACACCAACCCGAACGCGCCCGAGGGCACGGTGACCAAACAGAGCGTGGCCGCGAACACGAAGGTCCAGGAGGGCACCAAGGTGACTCTCTCGATCGCCGTGAAGGCCCCGCCGACGCCGCCGAGCACGGAGCCGACCGATCCGGGCAACACCGAAACGCCGATCATCCCCGGTGGCGGGGGTGGCGGCGGCGAGGGCAACGGCTGA